In Neoarius graeffei isolate fNeoGra1 chromosome 15, fNeoGra1.pri, whole genome shotgun sequence, a single genomic region encodes these proteins:
- the cog4 gene encoding conserved oligomeric Golgi complex subunit 4, giving the protein MDEVGSPAVRRCSAAVLSSIRTETIESLTDLEDLERVYTQLCAEEVEVQKELELLSGQQSNIETKMLALQRIGPNLQLIEGDATQLSGMISFTCSLAENVSSKVRQLDLTKKRLYQAIQRADDILDLKFCTDGVQTALRNQDYEQAAAHIHRYLSLDQSVIELSRQGGESTTVDASLALLQEAELSLKALVTKRLEEAVATGDLPQVERFFKILPLLGLHEQGLAQFAQYLCSQLASKAEENLILAVGSDINDRRAPLIFADTLTLLLEGIARIVETHQPIVETYYGPGRLYTLLTHLQKECDVQVQKVVEKFIKQRDYRNKFQVVQSGMMRGVSVEKIEPRELDPVLCEVTLMNSRAELYLRFLKRRITADFDVADATAAESVIREHQQCLERLLKDCQLSCTMQELIGYYIPMEEYYMRETVNKAVAMDTAEAGQLSSSMVDDVFYIVKKCISRALTSGNSDCVCAMINHAISVLETDFREVLVTKLRAGYPASALQDLHRGVTSAVSLMHSSLQQGKIQSLGIESQEQAKTAYLVTLNNVQVCSENISTLKKNLESDCAKLFSQVAGSEQAQAKIDSCLSDLVNTSSKLKDLLQEGLQELNNTAIRPQVKPWISSFLSVSHNIEEEEFSEYEANDPWVQQLVVQLEQLMAEFKAGLSPVIYDTLTSLMTSLIAMELEKTIFKCTFSRLGGLQFDKELRSLVAYLSSVTSWTIRDKFARLTQIATILNLERVSEILDYWGPNSGPLTWRLTPAEVRQVLALRVDFRSEDIKRLRL; this is encoded by the exons GTGGAGGTGCAGAAGGAGTTGGAGCTTCTTTCTGGACAACAGAGCAACATTGAAACCAAGATGCTCGCTCTGCAGAGGATTGG acccAACCTGCAGCTGATTGAAGGAGATGCCACACAGTTATCTGGGATGATCAGCTTCACCTGCAGCCTGGCGGAGAACGTCAGCAGCAAAGTCAGACAGCTGGACCTCACTAAg AAAAGGCTGTACCAGGCGATCCAGCGCGCTGATGATATTTTGGATTTGAAGTTCTGCACTGACGGTGTTCAGACCGCTCTCCGCAACCAGGACTACGAACAAGCCGCTGCCCACATCCACCGCTACctgtctctcgaccaatcagtgattGAGCTGAGCAGGCAGGGCGGAGAGA GCACCACAGTCGACGCCAGTCTCGCTTTGCTGCAGGAGGCGGAGCTTAGTTTGAAAGCACTGGTTACTAAGCGGCTAGAGGAAGCGGTTGCCACGGGCGACCTGCCTCAGGTGGAACGCTTCTTTAAAATCCTCCCTCTGCTGGGCCTTCACGAGCAGGGACTCGCACAGTTCGCCCAGTACCTCTgcagtcag CTGGCGAGTAAAGCTGAGGAGAACCTGATCCTTGCTGTCGGTTCTGATATTAATGACCGCCGCGCACCGCTGATCTTCGCTGACACTCTCACACTACTGCTGGAGG gtatCGCTCGGATCGTGGAGACGCACCAGCCCATAGTGGAGACGTACTACGGCCCGGGCCGACTCTACACACTCCTCACACATCTTCAGAAAGAGTGTGACGTCCAGGTGCAGAAAGTGGTGGAGAAGTTCATCAAGCAGAGAGATTATCGCAACAAA TTCCAGGTTGTTCAGAGCGGCATGATgaggggcgtgtctgtagagaagATCGAGCCGAG agagctTGACCCGGTGTTATGTGAGGTGACCCTGATGAACTCGAGGGCTGAACTGTACTTGCGCTTCCTAAAACGGCGAATCACAGCAGATTTTGATGTCGCAGATGCGACAGCGGCCGAGTCAGTGATCCGAG AGCACCAGCAGTGTTTAGAGCGATTGCTGAAGGATTGTCAACTCAGTTGCACCATGCAGGAGCTGATTGGTTACTACATCCCCATGGAGGAGTACTACATGAGAGAGACTGTGAATAAG GCGGTTGCCATGGATACAGCCGAGGCAGGTCAGCTGAGCTCCAGCATGGTGGACGATGTGTTTTATATCGTGAAGAAATGCATCAGCCGAGCACTGACCAGCGGCAACTCGGACTGCGTGTGCGCAATGATCAATCACGCCATCAGCGTACTCGAGACGGATTTCAG ggaagtGCTGGTGACTAAACTGAGAGCCGGTTATCCAGCCAGTGCTCTGCAGGATCTGCACCGTGGTGTCACCAGCGCCGTCAGTCTGATGCACAGCAGCTTACAGCAGGGAAAAATCCAATCTCTGGGCATCGAGAGTCAGGAACAAGCCAAGACTGCTTACCTG GTGACTCTGAATAATGTTCAAGTGTGCAGTGAGAACATCAGCACTCTGAAGAAGAACCTGGAG AGTGATTGTGCCAAGCTGTTCAGTCAGGTGGCAGGTTCAGAACAAGCTCAGGCGAAGATAGACAGCTGTCTGTCTGACTTGGTGAACACATCCAGCAAGCTGAAGGATCTCCTCCAG gagggtCTTCAGGAGCTGAATAACACGGCTATCAGACCACAGGTGAAACCGTGGATCAGCAGCTTCCTGTCTGTTTCACACAACATCGAAGAG GAAGAGTTCAGTGAGTATGAGGCGAACGATCCATGGGTTCAGCAGCTGGTTGTGCAGCTAGAGCAGCTCATGGCGGAGTTTAAG GCTGGATTGTCTCCTGTCATCTACGACACGCTGACGAGTCTGATGACCAGCCTGATCGCCATGGAGCTGGAGAAGACCATCTTTAAATGCACCTTCAGCAGG ttgggTGGTCTACAGTTTGATAAGGAGCTGCGTTCGCTGGTTGCGTATCTCTCCTCCGTCACCTCGTGGACAATTCGTGATAAATTTGCTCGCCTCACTCAGATTGCAACGATCCTCAACCTGGAGCGG GTGTCGGAGATCCTGGATTACTGGGGACCGAACTCGGGGCCTCTGACGTGGCGTCTGACTCCAGCTGAGGTTCGACAGGTCCTGGCACTCAGAGTGGACTTTCGCAGTGAGGACATCAAAAGACTCCGCCTTTAA
- the thap11 gene encoding THAP domain-containing protein 11 translates to MPGFTCCVPGCYNNSHRDRELRFYTFPKDPSQREIWLKNISRAGVSGCFSTFQPTTGHRVCSVHFPGGRKTYTIRVPTLFPLRGVNERRSRRGRGRKVFAAPAPAGAIQGEAAAQGQPDFVVQIGQNGQYISPGTAVSSSLLSTSASSTSASLAAAAALEGSRSAAAPLKCEEAPEVVALVPEQPLLCGEEHSYSLTNGTTSAELLRKLNEQRDIIALMEVKMKEMKSTIRQLRVSEARLQEELRERDRVLSGICVVRKKV, encoded by the coding sequence ATGCCAGGCTTCACGTGCTGTGTGCCCGGATGCTATAACAACTCACACCGGGACCGCGAGCTCCGGTTCTACACCTTCCCCAAAGACCCGAGTCAGCGGGAGATCTGGCTGAAGAACATCTCCCGGGCCGGAGTGAGCGGCTGCTTCAGCACCTTCCAGCCCACCACCGGGCACCGCGTGTGCAGCGTGCACTTCCCCGGGGGCAGGAAGACCTACACCATCCGGGTCCCGACTCTGTTCCCGCTGCGCGGGGTCAACGAGAGGAGAAGTCGGCGCGGCCGCGGCAGGAAGGTGTTCGCTGCGCCTGCGCCCGCCGGGGCCATTCAGGGTGAAGCGGCGGCGCAGGGTCAGCCCGACTTCGTGGTGCAGATCGGACAGAACGGGCAGTACATCTCACCTGGCACCGCTGTCTCATCATCGTTATTATCAACATCAGCATCATCAACATCTGCATcattagcagcagcagcagcgctggAAGGCTCGCGCTCCGCAGCGGCGCCGCTCAAGTGTGAGGAAGCCCCGGAGGTGGTGGCGCTGGTTCCGGAGCAGCCGCTGCTGTGCGGAGAGGAGCACTCCTACTCCCTGACCAACGGCACGACCTCCGCCGAGCTCCTGAGGAAACTCAACGAGCAGCGCGACATCATCGCCCTGATGGAGgtgaagatgaaggagatgaagAGCACCATCCGCCAGCTGCGCGTCAGCGAGGCGCGCCTGCAGGAGGAGCTGCGCGAGCGCGACCGCGTGCTCTCCGGCATCTGCGTGGTTCGGAAGAAAGTCTGA